The Akkermansia muciniphila genome includes the window CGGGCTTGAATGAGGGAACCGTTCCGGAAGGCGGCGTTTCCGACCAATTCATGCCGGAGGAACTGCGGGAAGCCCTGGGCATTGACTCCTTCAACCGCAAAAAGGCCAGGGACAGCTTCCTGCTGACCGCCCTGCTCCATTCCCGTAAACGGGAGGGAAGCCTCACCGTCATCCTCTCCCGCACCAGCAGCAAAAACGATCCGCTGACGCCCTCCTCCCTGCTCATGCGCTGCCCGGAGGCGGAACTGCCGCGCCGCGTGGAACTGCTTTTCCGGGAAATAAGCGACTCTCCCGCCCCGCTCCCCTACCGGCGCGGCAACTGGCACCTTCAGCCCGTGGAAGGATGGAAAGCCGCCACGGACATCGGCACGATGGCGCCCGGCTACAAAAATCCCTGGAAGGAGAAAGGCCTGCCCTTCTCCCCCTCCGTCCTTAAAAGGTTCCTGGCCTGTCCCATGCGCTTCTGGATGAGGGAAGCCCTGCACATGAATGAGGAAGAGTTCCTGCCGGACAAGGAGGACATGGCCGTCAACGAACTTGGCACCATGCTTCACGACGTGCTGGAATGCTTCTGCCGGGAGCATGCCTCCCTGAAAGACGGCATGAGCGCCGCCGCCCTTCAGGACGCCGTCACGGAGGTGCTGGAAGAAACCTTCCGGAAGCAATACGGCTCCAATCCCCTCATGCCCCTGCTGCTGCAAAAGCGCTCCATGGAGCAGAGGCTTTCCGTTTACGCGGTCCAGCACCTGCAGGACCTTCAGGACGGCTGGTCCTGCACCGCCTTTGAGCACCAGGTGGAAAACTGGTCCCTGGGCGGCTTCCCCATGAAGTTCCGCATTGACCGCATTGACCGCCATGCGGACGGCCGCGTACGCGTCATTGACTACAAGACGGGAGCAGCCTCCTCCTGTGAGAAGAAGCATCTGGAAACCATCGGACGCCCGGACGCCCTGTCCCTGCTTTCCCCCGCCCTGCGCCCTTATACCAGGCGTCAGAAAAACGGCAGGATGGTGCACGCGCGCTGGAAGGACCTTCAACTGCCTGTCTACGTCCTGTGGGCCATGGAGACTTACGGCGGCCAGCCCTCCGCGGCGTATTACGCCCTTCCCGCCAACCCTCTGGACATAGGCCTTTCCGCCTGGGACACGCTTCACGATCCCATGCCCGGCTATGAGGAATGCGCGCTGGACAGCGCCCGCTCCTGGACGGCGGAGCTGATGAAGCTTCTTCATGAAGGCCGCGGGCTTATCACGGCGGAGGAACTGGGCTGGACCCCGCCCACCTATGACGTGTTCAAGGACCTGATGGCCTCCCGGCGGGAAAACCTTCAGGACCTGCTGGGCCTTAATTTCACCCCGCACCTTCCCTTCTGAAATGCCCCCCCTGACCAACATGCTGATCTCCGCATCCGCCGGAACGGGAAAAACCTACCAGCTTTCCCTGCGCTTCCTGGGTCTGCTGGCCCTGAACCACGGGAACCATCCGGAACGGCTCATCGCCATCACGTTCACCCGGAAGGCGGCGGGGGAATTCAAGGACCGCATCCTGACGGACCTGGCGGCGGGCGCCACGGACGAGGCGGGAGCGGAACGCCTGAAAGACCAACTCTGGACGGTCATCAAGGGAACGCCCGGGGAACCCGGCATCTGGCCCGGAGCGCCGGAGGCATGGAAGGCGGAAAACCTGCACCGAGAACGCTTCCGCCATCTGCTGCACATTCTGGTGCAGAACCTGGCGCGCCTCAACCTCTGCACCATTGACAGCCTGTTCGCCCAGATCGCCTCCGCCAGCACCTTTGAACTGGGCGTCAGCGGGTTCAGCATGATTGACCCCACGGCGGAAAAACTGGCGCGCCGGGAAGCCCTGCTTTCCCTGTACCGCGAATGCTCTGCGGACCGGGAACGGAGGCAGAACTTTGAAGACGCCTTCCTCTCCGGAGCGGATTCCGATGCGGAAGCCGCGGATGCGGAGGATTCCATGATGCGGCGTCTCAACACCTACCACGAACTTTTTCTGGATGAACCGGACGCCGGAACCTGGGGAAACCCCGCCACGCTGGGCTTTACGCCGGAAGAACTGGTTCCTCCCGTTCCTCTGGAACAGTTTGATACCCTTCTGCATACTCTGGCTTGCAGGGCGCAGGAAGCCCCCGCGCCAGAAGGAAAAAACGGAGCCAAAAGCAAGGAGATGTTCCTGCGCTTCCTGAACGGTTTCTCCCGGTACGCCAGGCTGGGCCGCGTGCGCTTCCGCACGGACGGAGGATCCGCCTGGAACATCACCATGGAAGAGGCGCGTGAGAAATTCCGGGATTTCTGGTCTCCCCCACTGGAAGAGCTCATCCAGAGCTGGCTGCGCATGGAGGTGCTGCAGGCGTTGCGCCGCACCCGCGCCACGCACGGGCTGCTGCGTCTTTTTGAAGGCAACTATTCCTCACTGGTCCGCAGCAAGGGAAGATTCCTGTTCCACGACGTCACGCGCATGCTGGGGGACGGAGCCATTACGCCGGAGCTGAAGCGAGACCTGCAATACCGCATGTACTGCCGGTATGACCATTGGATGCTGGATGAATTCCAGGATACGTCCCAGTCCCAGTGGCGCGTCATCAAGCCCTTTCTGGAAGACCTGACGGAATCCAAGGCCGGGAATGAAGGCAGCATCTTCGTGGTGGGGGACGTCAAGCAGAGCGTGTACCAGTGGCGCGGCGGGGACCCGGAGCTTTTCCGCTCCGTCTCCACCCAGCTTGAACTGGAAGAACGCGGCATGTCCACCTCCTACCGCTCCGTCCAGCCCGTGCTGGACCTGGTAAACGACATTTGCGACTACGCCCGGACGGCGCCGGACTGCGAACCCGCCGCCCTGGAACAATGGGGGGAATATCCGGAGCACCGGAGCGCCCCGCACCTGGAGGGAAAGCCGGGCGCCGCCCAAATCTGGCAGACGCCCAAGGCGGAAGCTTCCACGGCCAACGACCTGGTGTGCCAGGCGGCGGCAGACATTCTGGACCGCACGGGAGCCCTGCGCCGCGGCCTGGAGACCGCTATTCTGGTCAGCACGAAAAACCAGGCTCTGGCCATTAAAACCTGGCTGGCGGACCACGGCATTCCGGCGGAGGTATGTGATGACGTTCCCGTGGGCGTGGACTCCCCCCTGGGGAAAAACCTGCTGTACTTTTTCCGCTGGCTGCTCATGCCGGGAGACCCTTTTACCACAGGGCTGCTCACTCATTCCCCCCTCCGGCCCCTGGCCGCGCCGGAACGCCCGGAAGGCATGGACTGGCAGGGCTGGCGCCTTCTGCTGGAACGGGACGGCTATGCCGCCGTCATGGAAGAGGTGGAACGCAGGCTGGCCCTGGGAGGCACGGTCCTGACGGAATTCCACCGGGACCGCCTTGCCGTCTGGAAGACCGAGGCGGAACAGGTGGATGAAAAGGGCATTTCCCTGGATGAATGGATCAGGCACATGGAAGACCTGACCCGCCGGGAAGACCCCGCCGGCGGCATCGTCCGCATCATGACCATTCACAAATCCAAGGGCCTGGGGTTTGACATCGTCATCCTGCCGCAGATCGGCAGGGACGCTCCTTTTGCGGACGGAAGGCACCTGACCCACTTTGTCAAAAAGAACCGGGAAGGAGAAATAGAGGGCATTGTGCTGGCCCCTTCCAGGCACGTTTACACTAATGTTCCGCAGCTTGAGACGCTTTACCGGGAATGGCGCGCCCGGCAGCAGTTTGACGGATTCTGCAAGCTGTACGTGGCTCTCACCCGCGCCAAACGGGCTACTTACGTCATTCTTCCTTACAAGGAAGACAAGGGAGAAACGGTTGCGGACTCCATGTGGAAGATTGTCCGTTCCGCGGCCCGCGCCAGTGGAAAAGACGCGGAGGAAACCCTTCCGGAATCCGGAGCGGAATGCCTGTATTCCTGCGGGCATCCCGAATGGTACGGGGAGTTCACGGAAACAGTGCGGGAGAGAATAGTAGAAGAAATGCCTGAATGGCCCATGCAGCAACCGGTCATCAGGGAACGGATATCCCCCTCCGGTCCGGCTGCGCCGGAAAATGCGGTCCATGGAGGGAAGCATGCCGCGGAGGTGGAATCCGCCGCATTCGGTTCAGCCGTCCACGCCGTCTTTGAACGGATCACCCGCTGGAATGAGGAGGGCAAGCCGGAATGGGCCCTTCATCCCGCTACGGAAGCGGAACGCGCCGTAGCCGCCTGCATGGAGGTGCCCTCCATCAGGGAGCTCTTCACCCCCCCGGAAACGGCGTGCATCATGAAGGAACAGCGCATTGAGGCCATTGACGGGAACAGCTGGATTTCCGGCGTGATTGACAGGCTGATCCTCCATGAAGGAAGCGCCCGCATCGTGGACTTCAAAACGGACCACGCGGATTCCGCGGAACAACTGAAGGAACGCCACTCCGGGCAATTGAACGCCTATGCCCGCATCGTATCCAGAATTACGGGAATACCGCTGGAGCGTATCACGTGCATCATCGTTTCCACACACTTGAAGGAAACCATCCGCGTTTAAAACCCCGCTTCCGCAGGGCCGGGCCCGACGCATTTTTCCGTCTTCCCCTTCTGTTCCCTCACGCCTCTGGCGTTAATCCCGGTGCATTTCCATACGGAACCTCCCTGCCGCTGCCCGGAAAACCGGGAGGAAAAGGACACCGGGCCCGGAGAAGCTGAAAGGGTGAACCCATTAAATAAAAAAGCCGCCCGGCACGAATGCAGGGCAGCTGTGAATGAAAACAATTGAGAATCCTCCGGATCAGGCCCGGCGGCGGCGCAGGCACAGAGCGGCCAGACCCAGCAGGCTCAGCGTAGCCGTAGCGGGTTCCGGAACCTGGGTCAGGGAAAGGTAATTGAGCGCCGTGCGGCCAAAATCACTGGAACCGTCTCCCTGAAGGGTGAGGGTAAGCGTGCCGTCTTCCCCTACCACAATGTGTTCCACTGTGGAATAAAGGCCCTTGTTGGCGGAGGCGTTGGAGCCGTCTGCGGCATTCCCGGGAGCCAGGGTGCCGGAACTGTCTCCCGTCACCGTAGAAAGTTCGTTCCAGTCACCGCCGGCGTTTGTTCCGAAATTTGTCCAGGTCGCGCTGGAAGCGTCGGCGCCTCCGATCGTCCACGTCTGCCCCGCAAAAACGTCTTTACCCGTGAACCCGCCAAAAAGGGACAAGGTGTATTCCCCGGCGGCAAGACCGCTGAAAGTCACGGTAAAGGAACCGGAACCGGTTGACGTCTGCGTTAACAGGCCGTCCCGGAAGCTGTCCCCCAGGGAGAAAGGCATGCTACCGCCAAAAGCGTTCTTCCACCCGTTTTCTTCGCCGGGCGTCTTGGTCGTGGTATGGCCGTCATCCCCTACAGGCCATGCGGCAGTGCTCCATCCCAGAGTGACGTCGCCCGGCATCGTGCCCAGGGCTGCGGAGGAATGGTCGTAATTCATATTGAGGGCTCCGTCCGTCGCGGCGTCATCACGCCCGAAATCAATTTGCACAGTCGCCGCCTGCACCGCCAGCAGGGAACTGGAGATCAGAGCCAAAGAAAACAAGGATTTCTTCATGGTAACACGAAGTAAACCGGATCAATAATCCGGTGTCAATGGAAAATGCTAAAAATTAAATATATATCTTTTTTAATTTCCATGTATGGAAGAACACTATCAATATTATAAATATATATAATTTATTTAATATGAGCAAAATAAATGTTTATTTAAACAACTAGTCCAGACACCGGATTATTGATCCGCATGAGCGCCGCATTCACCGGTATTCAAACAAGTAAAAATAATAGGACAGGCGGTCCAGGAAGCCAGGGGATTTTTTCTGCGCCGCCGGCTCCTCCGGACCAAAACCGCTTCAAGAAAAACCGCCATCCTTCAAAAGGACGGTCAATGCTCCGGCACAGCTACACGGATGCATTCAATCCCCAGATAACGGGCAACGGAACGGTTGATGAATTCATCAGGGTCACTGCTGCCCATGCGCCACATGACGGAAACATAGGGAGCCAGCGGCACGGGCTCATAAGGGGGAACCGCAATATTTTTCTTCCCTTTCTCCAATTCATGGCGGATGAACATTTTCCGTTCCTCGCACTGGCGGTGGATGCGCGGGAAGGCGTCCAGATACCCGGAGCATACCCACAGGGCCAGACTCCCCGCCGCAGCCAGAAGGCAGGCCGGAACCCAGCGCCACCGCACGGCATCCAGCCACACTCCGTACAGCCCCAGAATACCCGTCATCATCAGCACCGTGGCGGAGAACATGGCATGCCAGGCGGGAATGACGCGCACAAAAAAGCTGACCGCCATGGCATGCGCCACCAGAATAAACAGCAGGGAGACGCACATGCGCCGTCCGGAAACGCCATTCCACCAGCTCCACCCTCTCCTCCACGTCAGCAGAACCAGGGCGGCCACCGCCACAGCCAGCAGAAATTTGGGCAGCAGCATGAACTCATAAAACGCGTTCATCAGCTCCGGGATGGCGCTGAAACGTTCCGGCCAGGAATGAAGGACGGCGGCGCCGCCCGCCGTTTCCGAATGAAGACGCGCCGCGTTGCCGGGAGCCAGCAGAAGACAGGCGCCGCCCAAGGCATGAAAACCCCAGCCAAAGAAGAACCAGCGGGGAAGCGCCACCCTCTTCCAGTGCGCATGCACCCAGTACAGGAACAGCAGGCCCAGGGACGCGGGCACCTGGTTCTCATTAGTCATTCCGGCGGCAAAAGCCACAAGGCTTATCCAGAGCCAGGAAAGAGGCCTGTCCGGTATCCGGGACGTTCCGGCCAACAGGCCGCGGTACAGGCACAGGAACCCCAGCCAGACAGCGGCGGACCAGCCATAATTAGTTCCGCCGGACAGCCAGAACATCGTAATGCCGGGCCTGGAGGAAGAGGTGAGCAGAAGAAGGGCCCCCACGGAAAACAGCAGCACATCCCGCCAGTCCCCGGGATTCACCCTCCTTCCCCGCGCCAGATAAAACATCATCAGCGCCAGGGAAAGAACCACGAAGGGATTAACGGCCAGGAAAAGCCACTTTCCCGCCGTGGCCGTAAAGATAGCCAGGAATTCCCCCAGCCGGGGATTCCAGTTCATGTACGACCACCAGCACCGCTCCAGCACGGGCTGGAGGACCAGACGGTGGTCCGCCCCGAAGACGGCATGCATGAAGCTGTCTCCGGTGAAGGGAGTCCACCAGGTAAGCAGCATGGCGTACGCAAGGAGCGCCAGCACCACCGCCCGGAACAGGAAACGCACCGCCAGTGACTGCTTCATGGAATCAAGCCGGAGATGGGCGCATTTAATCCGTCACGGCCTTGAACACCGGGGTGGGCAGCTTATCCGGCTTTTTGCCGAAGAAATCCCCCACGTCCTTGAATGTCACAAACAGGAAGAAGCCCATCAGCACGAAGACAAAGCCGAACTGGACGAACTCCAGCACCTTCACATTCAAGGGACGCCTGAAGACCAGCTCAATGGTGTTCATCACCACGTGGCCGCCATCCACCACCGGAAGGGGCAGAATGTTCAGGATAGCCAGGTTTACATTCAGCACCACGGCAAACCACAGGGCCAGCTTCCAGCCTTCCTCCAGGGAGAACATCTTGTAA containing:
- a CDS encoding UvrD-helicase domain-containing protein, whose protein sequence is MLISASAGTGKTYQLSLRFLGLLALNHGNHPERLIAITFTRKAAGEFKDRILTDLAAGATDEAGAERLKDQLWTVIKGTPGEPGIWPGAPEAWKAENLHRERFRHLLHILVQNLARLNLCTIDSLFAQIASASTFELGVSGFSMIDPTAEKLARREALLSLYRECSADRERRQNFEDAFLSGADSDAEAADAEDSMMRRLNTYHELFLDEPDAGTWGNPATLGFTPEELVPPVPLEQFDTLLHTLACRAQEAPAPEGKNGAKSKEMFLRFLNGFSRYARLGRVRFRTDGGSAWNITMEEAREKFRDFWSPPLEELIQSWLRMEVLQALRRTRATHGLLRLFEGNYSSLVRSKGRFLFHDVTRMLGDGAITPELKRDLQYRMYCRYDHWMLDEFQDTSQSQWRVIKPFLEDLTESKAGNEGSIFVVGDVKQSVYQWRGGDPELFRSVSTQLELEERGMSTSYRSVQPVLDLVNDICDYARTAPDCEPAALEQWGEYPEHRSAPHLEGKPGAAQIWQTPKAEASTANDLVCQAAADILDRTGALRRGLETAILVSTKNQALAIKTWLADHGIPAEVCDDVPVGVDSPLGKNLLYFFRWLLMPGDPFTTGLLTHSPLRPLAAPERPEGMDWQGWRLLLERDGYAAVMEEVERRLALGGTVLTEFHRDRLAVWKTEAEQVDEKGISLDEWIRHMEDLTRREDPAGGIVRIMTIHKSKGLGFDIVILPQIGRDAPFADGRHLTHFVKKNREGEIEGIVLAPSRHVYTNVPQLETLYREWRARQQFDGFCKLYVALTRAKRATYVILPYKEDKGETVADSMWKIVRSAARASGKDAEETLPESGAECLYSCGHPEWYGEFTETVRERIVEEMPEWPMQQPVIRERISPSGPAAPENAVHGGKHAAEVESAAFGSAVHAVFERITRWNEEGKPEWALHPATEAERAVAACMEVPSIRELFTPPETACIMKEQRIEAIDGNSWISGVIDRLILHEGSARIVDFKTDHADSAEQLKERHSGQLNAYARIVSRITGIPLERITCIIVSTHLKETIRV
- a CDS encoding PEP-CTERM sorting domain-containing protein; amino-acid sequence: MKKSLFSLALISSSLLAVQAATVQIDFGRDDAATDGALNMNYDHSSAALGTMPGDVTLGWSTAAWPVGDDGHTTTKTPGEENGWKNAFGGSMPFSLGDSFRDGLLTQTSTGSGSFTVTFSGLAAGEYTLSLFGGFTGKDVFAGQTWTIGGADASSATWTNFGTNAGGDWNELSTVTGDSSGTLAPGNAADGSNASANKGLYSTVEHIVVGEDGTLTLTLQGDGSSDFGRTALNYLSLTQVPEPATATLSLLGLAALCLRRRRA
- a CDS encoding DUF6056 family protein; amino-acid sequence: MKQSLAVRFLFRAVVLALLAYAMLLTWWTPFTGDSFMHAVFGADHRLVLQPVLERCWWSYMNWNPRLGEFLAIFTATAGKWLFLAVNPFVVLSLALMMFYLARGRRVNPGDWRDVLLFSVGALLLLTSSSRPGITMFWLSGGTNYGWSAAVWLGFLCLYRGLLAGTSRIPDRPLSWLWISLVAFAAGMTNENQVPASLGLLFLYWVHAHWKRVALPRWFFFGWGFHALGGACLLLAPGNAARLHSETAGGAAVLHSWPERFSAIPELMNAFYEFMLLPKFLLAVAVAALVLLTWRRGWSWWNGVSGRRMCVSLLFILVAHAMAVSFFVRVIPAWHAMFSATVLMMTGILGLYGVWLDAVRWRWVPACLLAAAGSLALWVCSGYLDAFPRIHRQCEERKMFIRHELEKGKKNIAVPPYEPVPLAPYVSVMWRMGSSDPDEFINRSVARYLGIECIRVAVPEH